The DNA region acccctctgtacatcatctttgtaataacaatactTTTACAAAGTCAAGGTGAGGTTCACACTCTGAACATGCACCAATGGCTCCAATTATCCCAGAACACAGAAAACCCCGCAGTGCAGCCCCAGAAGTTCAAGGTCTGTAAGCCACCTGCCCCATGAGGAGCCATGTCATTTGTTCCTCAGGCTCTCAGGGAATAGACCACCAGGAAGCCAGGAGCCtgggcacccccaccccacccccaaagaacACCCCAGTGAGGGCATGTGCTAGAACAccaagggtgggggtggaggctgaGTGCACTCACAcgctccctctctccccaggtCTGGGAGTCCTCGTCACCTGCGGTGCCCAAGGACAACCATGATGCCTCATAGTCGGAAGGGCCGGCAGGGCGAGTGTGAGGATAACCCCCAGGACCAGAGAGAGGCGTCGCAGGGCGTGGTGAGTGAGTGCCCGGTCCCTGTGGCTGAGGAGAAGAAAgatgggaagaaggaggaggaagaggatgaagaggagatGGCCATTGACTCTTCTTCCAGTACTGCTATGATCCCAGCCACTCCAAGATCAGTGCTTCCTACTGGAGTACCAAGTTGTCCCCAGAGTCCTCTGAgagcctcctctccccccattgACTTGGTTTCTATTACACAGAACCAAGTCAATCAGGGCTCCAGGAGCCGTGTAGCGGAACGTCTGTTCCCCAGGGGTGGTCTGGTAGATCCTGAATCACTGTTGACAAATTCAATACCCTTAGTACTCttcttgcttagcaagtatggAATGAAAGTGGTGACCACCAAAGCAGAAATGTTGGATGTCATCAAAAATCACCATAATTACTTCTCTATGATCTTACGCAGAGCTGCTGACTGTCTGCAGTTGATCTTTGGCATTGATGTAAATGAGGTGGACCCCATTAACCATTCCTATGTCCTTGTCACTTCCCTGGGGCTCACGTATGATGGGTTGCAGAGTGATGTCCAGGGATTGCCCAAGACAGGCCTTCTGATTATGATCTTGTGTCTCATCTTCATGAAGGGCAACTGTATCTCTGAAGAGGAAGTCTGGGACTCACTTAATAAGATGGGGGTGTGGTCTGACAGGGAGCACTACCTGTCTGGGAATCCCAGGAAGTTAATCACTGAAGATTTTGTGCAGGAGCAGTACCTGGAGTACCGCCAGGTGCCCAACAGTGATCCTGCTCGCTATGAGTTCCTGTGGGGCCCCAGAGCCCACTTAGAAACCAGCAAGATGAAAATCCTGAAACACTGGGCCAAGTTCAGTGGGTGTGATCCAAGCAGCTTCCCTGCCCTGTATAAAGAAGCATTGAGAGAGGAAGAAGATGCTCTGTAAGCACAAGTCATAAACAAAGCCACTCGTGGACCAAATCCCGTGGCACATGAGGCCCACTGTTCATTTTGTGTTTGAAGACAGGAGTCAGCTTTGTCAGTAGTAGAGTTCTAGGATGAGTTGAGAAGAACATATAGTATACCATATTTGGGTGACTTCAAGTTGACTAATATTCCCTTTAGAATTGTTCAGGTATCCTTTGTAATTAAGAGTTGATTCGGGTTTTTCATTAAGAGTTGATTCAAGTTATAAATGACAATACGCACATATGTATTACTGTTATATAGTTTAAGAGTGAGTTTTCCTAATTGTTCAATCAATGCAGAAACCATGTTATTTTGTCACTTGGAATGTGTTAACATGGAAATGGGAAATTAATCATCAGTGAAACAGATGgcacaaagaaataaaggaaatgttaatttttccctttctccaattttcttttctgtaacattaaaaaatatgtgtgttgACATAAATTTGCTGGACTCTAACTTGACAATGGAGATGAAATAAAATCTTAGTAAATATTTCCCCCAACTTACTGTTTGATTCAGTCTTCAATTCTTCATTGAGCATTTGCTCTTTGGATGGTCTTTGATTAGTAGTGGAGATATTAGTAAACTGGGTTCAGTCAGGCCCACATTTCCACATAGATGGTGGTGTGTAGGAGCAGTGCTCACGTCAGGGGGCTGTGGAGATGTCCTCAAAGGTGAAAAGAACACATGAGGTCTGGATGAGGAGGTTGGGATCCAGGAACAGCAGCCCATGGTCAATGTCCATAGCCAATGAACATCAGAGCTTGTGGAAGTGCAGTTCCTTCCCTGGGAGTTGAGTGCTGGGAGGCTTCATGGTGACTGGGAGCACATCCTCCAGCAGTGTGCCTCAGGCCTGCGAGAATACCACAGTACTCTGAGAAGCTCCCTTTGCATCCTACATGAGGCACAGAGGAACCTCCTTCTGGGGCACATATGAAATGTGAGGCTGAACTCAACACAGAAGCTAGGTAACTTTGAAACCAGATTATTAGATCAAGCCAAAGTCCAGGGGGTCTCATGTTAGGTCCAGCTACTTGTCCTTATATGTCAAATAATAAAACATAGtgaaggcagagaaaggaaatttatTATATGGCAGCCATGGACTGCAGCTCTTCGGTACACAGTGCCATCAGCTGCCCTGGCTCTCAGGCCTTCAGCCAAAGACTGGAATGATACCACTACATTTCCTAGCCTTGAGCCTCAGCCTTCATAATCATGCAAGCAAATCATTCAAATGAATACTTATACCACCTGCCTGTGTGTCTttactctattgattctgtttctttGAAAATTTACATCCAGCCTTCTAGGGGTAGACCTTACAGGATATAGCTGGAAATATAAGTTAGAATTTAATAACTTAAACTGATAACTAATTACTACTGAAGATACATTTATGATAACTATTTCAAAAATCATACTTTAGTGGTATAGAAAACCATCCCTAATCTTCTGGATGAAAATCCAAGAATTTCTGTATAGCAGACCATTAGCATAGCAGAATATCTGTGAcaattaccttaaaaagaaagAGGATTTATTTATATCACAGTGTGAGGGTACAAACCCAAAGCTGGGCAGCCTATTTGTTTGGTTTCTGATGAGTGGCAGATGGCAATAGTTGGGGGGAGATGGTAATGGTTCAGAACACAAGCTAGAATGAGTGCTCACATCTACAaataggaagcagagaaagaccGGAAGACAAGAGTCCAACAGTCCCTTTCAAGGTCATGCCCAATGACAGAAGACCTTCCCACTTGATCCTACTTCCTAAAATTCCACAGCATCAAGCCCGGAGACCAAGCCTTCATATACAGGCCTTTGGAAGACATGTATCTAAATCATAACAACAACTGAAGCCATTTTCAATAAATTCAGATAagtcaaaaaatgaaaatttacatCCAAATATGTATAAAAATCCTTAATCATTCATACAAACatgacatacatgcatataaatattaatttaaaatagatCATAgactaaaacataaataaattataaaacttcTGGAAAAATCTCGAGGAAAAAATTCATTGTAATCATAGTTTGGGCCATTTTTTTTACAGCAAGTGGCAATTCATAAAAAAACCAaagtgcgggctggggatatagcctagtggcaagagtgcctgcctcggatacacgagg from Perognathus longimembris pacificus isolate PPM17 chromosome 28, ASM2315922v1, whole genome shotgun sequence includes:
- the LOC125344082 gene encoding melanoma-associated antigen 10-like, translated to MMPHSRKGRQGECEDNPQDQREASQGVVSECPVPVAEEKKDGKKEEEEDEEEMAIDSSSSTAMIPATPRSVLPTGVPSCPQSPLRASSPPIDLVSITQNQVNQGSRSRVAERLFPRGGLVDPESLLTNSIPLVLFLLSKYGMKVVTTKAEMLDVIKNHHNYFSMILRRAADCLQLIFGIDVNEVDPINHSYVLVTSLGLTYDGLQSDVQGLPKTGLLIMILCLIFMKGNCISEEEVWDSLNKMGVWSDREHYLSGNPRKLITEDFVQEQYLEYRQVPNSDPARYEFLWGPRAHLETSKMKILKHWAKFSGCDPSSFPALYKEALREEEDAL